The following coding sequences are from one Devosia yakushimensis window:
- the araD gene encoding L-arabinonate dehydratase encodes MASNEQSAARKRPEDLRSARWFAPDDLRGFGHRSRLMQMGYSPQDWVGKPVIAILNTWSDTNPCHGHFKQRAEDIKRGVLQAGGFPIELPALSVSETFLKPTSMLYRNMLAMDAEEMIRAHPVDGVILMGGCDKSTPALLMGATSANLPTIFVPAGPMLRGNWHGKELGSGSDAWKFWDERRAGNITQQDWNEMEGGIARSAGHCMTLGTASTMTAIAEAIGMTLSGASSIPATDSAHIRMCANAGRRVVDMVWEDLVPTRIQTRPAFENAITVAMAMGCSTNAIIHLIAQARRAGADIGLDDFEKASRRVPVLANIRPSGDRYLMEDFYFAGGLRGLMNRLGDHLHRDCLTVEGKTLGEVVADAKIYNDDVIRPLDNPVYAEGALAVLRGNLAPDGCVIKPSACDPRFLRHSGPALVFDSYPEMKAAVEDDTLDVTADHVLILRNAGPLGGPGMPEWGMLPIPRKLVKQGVRDMVRISDARMSGTSYGACILHVAPESHIGGPLALVRTGDIISLDVAARTINIEITAEELAARRAAWQPPEPHYHRGYGWIYSQHVQQANEGCDFDFLRTEFGPAAGEPAIY; translated from the coding sequence ATGGCATCAAACGAGCAGAGCGCAGCCCGCAAGCGGCCCGAGGATTTGCGCAGCGCGCGCTGGTTTGCGCCCGATGATCTACGCGGCTTCGGCCATCGCTCGCGCCTGATGCAGATGGGCTATAGCCCCCAAGATTGGGTCGGCAAGCCGGTCATCGCCATCCTCAATACCTGGTCCGACACCAATCCCTGCCACGGCCATTTCAAGCAGCGCGCCGAAGACATCAAGCGCGGCGTGCTCCAGGCCGGCGGCTTCCCCATCGAGCTACCCGCGCTCTCGGTCTCGGAGACCTTCCTCAAGCCCACCTCCATGCTCTATCGCAACATGCTGGCCATGGATGCCGAGGAGATGATCCGCGCTCATCCGGTCGATGGCGTCATCCTGATGGGCGGCTGCGATAAATCCACCCCGGCTTTGCTGATGGGCGCCACCAGCGCCAACCTGCCCACCATTTTCGTGCCCGCCGGCCCCATGCTGCGTGGCAATTGGCATGGCAAGGAATTGGGCTCGGGCTCCGACGCCTGGAAATTCTGGGATGAACGCCGCGCCGGCAATATCACCCAGCAGGATTGGAACGAGATGGAAGGCGGCATTGCCCGCAGCGCCGGCCATTGTATGACCCTGGGCACCGCCAGCACCATGACCGCCATTGCCGAAGCCATCGGCATGACGCTGTCGGGCGCCTCCTCTATCCCCGCCACCGATTCCGCCCATATCCGCATGTGCGCCAATGCCGGCCGCCGCGTCGTGGACATGGTGTGGGAAGACTTGGTGCCCACCCGCATCCAGACCCGTCCGGCTTTCGAAAACGCCATCACCGTGGCCATGGCCATGGGCTGCTCGACCAATGCCATCATCCACCTGATCGCTCAGGCCCGCCGCGCCGGAGCCGATATCGGGCTCGACGATTTCGAAAAAGCCAGCCGCCGCGTCCCGGTCCTCGCCAATATCCGGCCCTCGGGCGACCGCTACTTGATGGAAGACTTCTACTTTGCCGGCGGCCTGCGCGGGCTGATGAACCGGCTGGGCGACCACCTGCATCGCGATTGTCTGACGGTCGAAGGCAAGACCCTGGGCGAAGTCGTGGCCGATGCCAAAATCTACAATGACGACGTCATCCGCCCGCTCGACAACCCCGTCTATGCCGAAGGCGCCCTCGCCGTGCTACGCGGCAACCTCGCCCCTGACGGCTGCGTCATCAAACCCAGCGCCTGCGACCCGCGCTTCCTGCGCCATTCCGGCCCGGCTTTGGTCTTCGACAGCTATCCCGAGATGAAAGCCGCGGTGGAGGACGACACTCTCGACGTCACCGCCGACCACGTCCTCATCCTGCGCAATGCCGGCCCATTGGGCGGCCCCGGCATGCCCGAATGGGGCATGCTGCCCATCCCGCGCAAACTGGTGAAACAAGGCGTGCGCGACATGGTCCGCATTTCCGACGCCCGCATGAGCGGCACCAGCTATGGCGCCTGTATCCTGCACGTCGCGCCGGAATCCCACATCGGCGGCCCGCTGGCTTTGGTTCGCACTGGCGACATCATCAGCCTCGACGTCGCCGCCCGCACCATCAATATCGAGATAACAGCCGAAGAACTCGCCGCCCGCCGCGCCGCCTGGCAACCTCCCGAGCCGCATTACCATCGCGGCTATGGCTGGATTTATTCTCAGCATGTGCAGCAAGCCAATGAAGGCTGCGACTTCGATTTCCTGCGCACCGAATTCGGCCCGGCAGCGGGCGAACCCGCGATCTACTAG
- a CDS encoding ABC transporter substrate-binding protein, with amino-acid sequence MLTRRSFLAASSALTLAGLVGSGRAFAQESRLRLSWWGNAERAERTNKIIDLFKAANAGVEIEGQTLPGGGDYWTWLATQTAGGNPPDVIQMDYRYIFEYAGRGVLLPLDELMASTIDLSNWPEERIEVGRVDGKVYGISLGANTGAVILNLSAWEEAGIEPPTVGTTWEQFADLCAQFSGKTQRADFYGTQDASGHETSFETYLRQRGKAVYANDGSLGFDETDAKAWLDLWAEMRKAKACVPAEVQALSQGNVDTSVVTVGKAATGIAQSNQLVSYQKANTDRLGMTSIPVIEGGKPGQYLKPSMYFSLSSQTKDPELAGKFLDFFINNPEAMQILGVERGAPEAPETRQAILPSLDEPSQAALTYLDSIASVIGTLPPAPPQGAGEGTTVLMSVAEEVAFEAKSTEQGAADLVTGMAQAVARG; translated from the coding sequence ATGCTAACGAGACGGAGTTTTCTGGCCGCGAGTTCTGCACTGACACTGGCGGGCCTGGTGGGAAGCGGCCGGGCTTTTGCCCAGGAGAGCCGGTTGCGCCTGAGCTGGTGGGGCAATGCCGAGCGGGCCGAAAGAACCAACAAGATCATCGACCTGTTCAAGGCGGCCAATGCCGGGGTGGAAATCGAGGGGCAGACCCTGCCGGGCGGGGGCGATTACTGGACGTGGCTTGCCACCCAGACCGCGGGCGGCAATCCGCCCGACGTGATCCAGATGGATTACCGCTATATCTTCGAATATGCCGGACGCGGCGTGCTGCTGCCGCTGGACGAGCTGATGGCTTCGACCATCGATCTCTCCAATTGGCCGGAAGAGCGCATCGAAGTCGGCCGGGTGGACGGCAAGGTCTATGGCATCAGCCTGGGCGCCAATACCGGTGCGGTGATCCTCAACCTTTCGGCCTGGGAAGAGGCCGGAATCGAGCCGCCGACAGTGGGCACGACCTGGGAGCAGTTTGCCGATCTCTGCGCCCAGTTCAGCGGCAAGACGCAGCGCGCGGATTTTTATGGCACGCAGGATGCCAGCGGGCACGAGACCTCGTTCGAGACCTATCTGCGCCAGCGCGGCAAGGCCGTGTATGCCAATGATGGCAGCCTGGGGTTCGACGAAACCGACGCCAAGGCCTGGCTCGATCTTTGGGCGGAGATGCGCAAGGCAAAGGCCTGCGTGCCGGCAGAGGTGCAGGCCCTCTCGCAGGGCAATGTCGATACCAGCGTTGTCACCGTGGGTAAGGCCGCGACGGGCATTGCCCAATCCAACCAATTGGTCAGCTACCAGAAAGCCAATACCGACCGGCTGGGCATGACCAGCATTCCGGTGATCGAGGGCGGCAAGCCGGGACAATATCTCAAGCCCTCGATGTATTTCAGCCTGAGTTCGCAGACCAAGGACCCCGAACTGGCCGGCAAGTTCCTCGACTTCTTCATCAACAATCCCGAGGCCATGCAAATCCTTGGCGTCGAGCGCGGCGCGCCCGAAGCGCCGGAAACGCGGCAGGCTATCCTGCCGTCGCTGGATGAGCCCTCACAGGCGGCTTTGACCTATCTCGACAGCATTGCTTCGGTGATCGGTACGTTGCCGCCCGCTCCTCCGCAGGGCGCGGGCGAGGGGACCACAGTTCTGATGAGCGTGGCCGAGGAAGTGGCGTTCGAGGCGAAATCGACCGAGCAAGGCGCAGCCGATCTCGTGACCGGCATGGCGCAGGCCGTCGCGCGCGGCTAA
- a CDS encoding Gfo/Idh/MocA family protein, translating to MATRKLKVGIVGCGAGRTHLVEGYAPNADLFEVVALCDLNTERLAAVGDEFGIAGRTTSFEALLAMPELDVIDICTPPGLHLEQSLAALAAGKHVVCEKPLVGSLAEIDVIMAAEARSVGRLMPVFQYRYGNGVAKAKAVIDAGLAGKAYAGTVETFWRRGPDYYAVPWRGKWKTELGGVLMAHAIHPHDMMTYLMGPVDRVFGRVDTRVNDIEVEDCLSASLRMQNGALVSLTATLGSADQLTRIRLAFENLTIESDHAPYQPGAADWQIIPKTPEIGTRIDAVLADWQFVPSRHTTQLKLFHQAITSGGPLPVTTKDARQALELVTAIYHSSETGTDIVLPLDAGHPKYKGWAPA from the coding sequence ATGGCCACACGCAAGCTTAAGGTCGGGATCGTCGGATGCGGCGCGGGCCGCACCCATCTGGTTGAGGGCTATGCGCCCAATGCCGACTTGTTCGAGGTGGTTGCGCTTTGCGATCTCAATACCGAGCGGCTGGCCGCGGTGGGCGATGAGTTCGGCATTGCGGGGCGGACGACGTCGTTCGAGGCGCTGCTGGCCATGCCCGAGCTCGATGTCATCGACATCTGCACCCCGCCGGGGCTGCATCTGGAACAGAGTCTGGCGGCTTTGGCGGCGGGCAAGCATGTGGTCTGCGAGAAACCACTGGTGGGGTCACTGGCCGAGATCGATGTGATCATGGCGGCAGAAGCGCGTTCGGTCGGGCGGCTGATGCCGGTGTTCCAATATCGCTATGGCAATGGGGTGGCCAAGGCCAAGGCGGTGATCGATGCCGGGTTGGCCGGCAAGGCCTATGCCGGAACGGTCGAAACCTTCTGGCGGCGCGGGCCGGATTATTATGCCGTGCCCTGGCGCGGCAAATGGAAGACCGAGCTGGGCGGTGTGCTGATGGCCCATGCCATCCATCCGCATGACATGATGACTTATCTCATGGGGCCGGTGGACCGGGTGTTCGGCCGGGTGGATACCCGCGTCAACGATATCGAGGTCGAGGATTGTCTGTCGGCGTCATTGCGCATGCAAAATGGGGCGCTGGTATCGCTGACGGCGACGCTGGGGTCGGCGGATCAGTTGACCCGTATTCGGCTGGCATTTGAGAACCTGACCATTGAAAGCGATCATGCGCCCTACCAGCCCGGCGCGGCGGATTGGCAGATCATTCCCAAGACACCCGAGATCGGCACGCGGATCGACGCGGTGCTGGCCGATTGGCAATTCGTGCCGTCGCGGCATACGACGCAATTGAAGCTGTTTCATCAGGCCATCACCAGTGGCGGGCCGTTGCCGGTGACGACGAAGGATGCACGGCAGGCGCTGGAGCTGGTGACGGCGATCTATCATTCTTCCGAGACCGGGACCGATATCGTGCTGCCACTGGATGCGGGGCATCCGAAATATAAGGGATGGGCGCCGGCTTAG
- a CDS encoding GntR family transcriptional regulator, with protein sequence MQDHVGTRLERLDPKLSLTLRDHVHKALRMAILSGRFAPQAKLNERQLAEELGVSTTPLKEALRQLETEGLISTLPRRGIVVLYSRTWAEEMILARAALESMIAHLAARRIDRPGAVALQATIAAMSEASSAGDAGRLIELNEVFHEQIHVASHCVYLARLIERQRFYDEGTRRIIHSDPDERARALAEHRLIAETIAAGQVDAAERAMRDHVVRSGEHYLRLVFSGQSPAGD encoded by the coding sequence ATGCAGGATCATGTTGGTACGCGGCTGGAACGGCTCGATCCCAAGCTCAGCCTGACGCTGCGCGATCACGTGCACAAGGCATTGCGCATGGCGATCCTGTCGGGGCGTTTTGCGCCGCAGGCAAAGCTCAATGAGCGGCAATTGGCCGAGGAGCTGGGCGTGAGCACGACGCCGCTGAAGGAAGCGCTGCGACAGCTGGAGACCGAGGGGCTGATTTCGACGCTGCCGCGCCGGGGCATAGTCGTGCTTTATAGCCGCACCTGGGCCGAAGAGATGATCTTGGCGCGGGCCGCGCTCGAATCCATGATTGCGCATTTGGCGGCGCGGCGGATCGACAGGCCAGGCGCGGTGGCGCTGCAGGCAACGATCGCGGCCATGAGCGAGGCCAGCTCGGCAGGCGATGCCGGCCGGCTGATCGAACTCAACGAAGTGTTCCACGAGCAAATCCATGTTGCCTCGCACTGTGTCTACTTGGCGCGGCTGATCGAGCGGCAGCGTTTTTACGACGAGGGTACGCGGCGGATCATTCATTCAGACCCCGATGAGCGGGCGCGTGCGCTGGCCGAACACCGGTTGATTGCCGAGACTATCGCGGCAGGCCAGGTGGATGCGGCCGAGCGGGCCATGCGCGACCATGTGGTGCGTTCGGGGGAACATTATCTCCGCCTGGTCTTTTCCGGGCAGTCTCCGGCGGGCGATTGA
- a CDS encoding phytanoyl-CoA dioxygenase family protein, producing MLQFDQEQGGVYQDGLYDPQETAPRIDIAQALTPPSRDHYRQHGWLSVKGLLDQRELDAAKAAIDDLIYGRVPVFSGVSYEKSHSGNIEAMSAEERYDAVRKLYDFVPHEERLASIALGERITSICRHLLERDVRLFQDMALLKPPRGGREKPWHQDHAFFDYPLGTRIVGVWIAVDEATIANGCMQVLDGGHLAGPIHHFRRRDWQICDTDMMGRRSVAFPLEPGDGMFFDGLLPHGTPSNNSAQRRRALQFHYMDQQAQPADAAERLAIFGGEGAGATC from the coding sequence ATGCTGCAATTTGATCAGGAACAGGGCGGGGTCTATCAGGATGGGCTCTATGACCCCCAGGAAACCGCGCCGCGCATCGATATCGCCCAGGCGCTGACGCCGCCATCGCGCGATCACTATCGTCAGCACGGCTGGCTGTCGGTCAAGGGGCTGCTGGATCAGCGGGAACTCGACGCTGCCAAGGCCGCGATCGACGATCTGATTTATGGCCGGGTGCCGGTGTTCTCTGGGGTTTCCTACGAGAAGAGCCATAGCGGCAATATCGAGGCGATGAGCGCCGAAGAGCGCTATGACGCGGTGCGGAAGCTCTACGATTTCGTGCCGCATGAAGAGCGCCTGGCCAGTATTGCACTGGGTGAGCGCATTACCTCGATCTGCCGGCATTTGCTTGAGCGGGATGTGCGGCTGTTTCAGGACATGGCCTTGCTCAAGCCACCGCGGGGCGGCCGCGAAAAGCCCTGGCATCAGGACCATGCCTTCTTTGACTATCCGTTGGGCACGCGCATTGTCGGCGTGTGGATCGCGGTGGATGAAGCCACCATTGCCAATGGCTGTATGCAGGTGCTCGATGGCGGTCATCTGGCCGGGCCGATCCACCATTTCCGCCGCCGCGACTGGCAGATCTGCGACACCGATATGATGGGCCGTAGATCGGTGGCTTTCCCGCTCGAGCCGGGCGACGGCATGTTCTTCGACGGGCTTTTGCCGCATGGCACGCCTTCTAACAATTCGGCGCAGCGGCGGCGGGCCTTGCAGTTTCACTATATGGACCAGCAGGCCCAGCCGGCCGACGCGGCAGAGCGGCTGGCGATCTTTGGCGGCGAAGGGGCCGGCGCAACCTGCTGA
- a CDS encoding helix-turn-helix domain-containing protein — protein MSDPSKTDNYRLWFIWSGEGELVAPDGQTIALMPGVTVIMRPDGIYQARHNPANRLGVTFLNYAYGDGDAPLPPLWCWTADFLFVDAVTRKIVQLHAAELAGMADNGTRTAMLLRAALDELALSARQMQQASAPTSRLDRDVIELANKVLEMPAEFDDISGLAGQVLRSRAHFTRTFGRIYGVSPARFVKSTKLLKARNLLQTSTMSIGEISAQLGYASTQYFTRQYKSYFATTPGEDRRRAQANNGKKQEEKK, from the coding sequence GTGTCCGACCCGAGCAAGACCGACAATTACCGGCTGTGGTTCATCTGGTCGGGTGAGGGGGAATTGGTTGCGCCCGATGGCCAGACCATTGCGCTGATGCCGGGGGTCACCGTGATCATGCGGCCGGACGGCATCTATCAGGCACGGCACAATCCGGCCAACCGGCTGGGCGTGACGTTTCTCAACTATGCCTATGGCGACGGCGACGCGCCGCTGCCGCCCCTCTGGTGCTGGACGGCGGACTTTTTGTTCGTCGATGCGGTGACGCGCAAGATCGTGCAACTGCATGCGGCGGAGCTGGCGGGCATGGCGGACAATGGCACGCGCACGGCCATGCTGTTGCGGGCGGCGCTCGATGAGCTGGCGCTGTCGGCCCGGCAAATGCAGCAGGCCAGTGCGCCGACATCGCGCCTGGATCGCGATGTGATCGAGCTTGCCAACAAGGTGCTCGAAATGCCGGCGGAGTTCGATGACATTTCGGGCCTGGCCGGGCAGGTGCTGCGGAGCCGGGCGCATTTCACGCGCACCTTCGGCCGCATCTATGGGGTGAGCCCGGCGCGGTTCGTCAAATCCACCAAGCTGCTCAAGGCACGCAACCTGTTGCAGACATCCACCATGAGCATTGGGGAGATCAGCGCGCAGCTCGGCTATGCGAGCACGCAGTATTTTACCCGCCAGTACAAATCATACTTCGCCACGACGCCGGGGGAGGACCGGCGCCGGGCGCAAGCCAATAACGGCAAAAAACAGGAGGAGAAGAAATGA
- a CDS encoding ABC transporter substrate-binding protein: MAALAPAIRAQETGLRTIFWGGQARAERTFKVFDLFSAARGGGPVASEFMGFNDYWAKVATLTAGGNAPDLIQMDYRYIVEYARRGALAPLDGYLGGALDVSDFDADQVEAGKVDGKLYGVSLGAGGFCLQVNASAFERAGLPAPGPETSYADLAGMVSDFNAANAGMHMLMDASGNEPALENWLRQRGKALYTPDGALAFDAADASEWFALWADLRGKGVCVPADVQALSTGTIDTSMLVSGKAATGITGVNELIAYQALVQDTLKVTNMPLVAAGGKGGHYRKPTMLWTLANTSTLKDEAVDLANFFTHDLEAASVLGLERGIPCSAASREHIVTGLTDLEKQTVDFFANLGDLLGDIPPPPPAAAGEIDLSLLRTISQEIAFGAKTPEAGGAEMVSGANDILARAG; the protein is encoded by the coding sequence ATGGCCGCGCTCGCGCCAGCTATCCGCGCCCAAGAGACTGGGCTGCGCACGATCTTTTGGGGCGGGCAGGCCCGCGCGGAACGCACGTTCAAGGTCTTCGACCTGTTCAGCGCGGCGCGCGGCGGTGGGCCGGTCGCCAGCGAGTTTATGGGTTTCAACGATTATTGGGCCAAGGTGGCAACGCTCACCGCCGGCGGCAATGCGCCGGACCTGATCCAGATGGATTACCGCTATATCGTTGAATATGCGCGGCGCGGTGCATTGGCGCCGCTGGATGGCTATCTTGGCGGTGCGCTGGATGTTTCCGACTTCGATGCCGACCAGGTCGAGGCCGGCAAAGTGGATGGCAAGCTTTACGGCGTCAGCCTGGGGGCGGGCGGATTCTGCCTTCAGGTCAATGCCAGCGCCTTCGAGCGGGCTGGCCTGCCGGCGCCGGGGCCGGAGACGAGCTATGCCGATCTTGCCGGCATGGTCAGCGATTTCAACGCCGCCAATGCGGGCATGCACATGCTGATGGATGCTTCCGGGAACGAACCGGCCCTGGAGAACTGGCTGCGTCAGCGGGGCAAGGCTCTTTATACGCCGGATGGGGCACTGGCGTTCGATGCGGCCGATGCCAGCGAATGGTTTGCGCTATGGGCCGACCTGCGGGGCAAGGGCGTCTGCGTGCCCGCCGATGTCCAGGCGCTTTCCACCGGCACGATCGATACCAGCATGCTGGTGTCGGGCAAGGCGGCGACCGGGATAACCGGGGTCAACGAGCTCATCGCCTATCAGGCTCTGGTGCAGGACACGCTGAAGGTGACCAATATGCCGCTGGTGGCGGCGGGCGGCAAAGGCGGGCATTACCGCAAGCCCACCATGCTCTGGACATTGGCCAATACGTCCACGCTCAAGGACGAGGCGGTGGACCTGGCCAATTTCTTCACCCACGATCTGGAGGCGGCAAGCGTGTTGGGGCTGGAGCGCGGTATTCCCTGCTCGGCGGCGTCGCGCGAGCATATCGTGACCGGGCTCACTGATCTTGAGAAGCAGACCGTGGACTTCTTTGCCAATCTTGGCGATCTGCTTGGTGATATTCCGCCACCGCCACCAGCCGCGGCGGGCGAAATCGATCTGTCACTGTTGCGGACCATCAGCCAGGAAATCGCCTTCGGCGCCAAAACGCCCGAGGCAGGGGGCGCCGAAATGGTCAGCGGGGCCAATGATATCCTGGCGCGGGCCGGCTGA
- a CDS encoding UbiD family decarboxylase produces MLAQLAAQDDLLVVDEEIDPVFDLSALLSLTHDTMAVQANRLKGSDMPAFGNLLSDRERIGMALGVEPAKIQDTLLGSVKRPIPPVVVENAPVQQLDFADGVLARLPVPTFFARETGPYISAGMMVAVDPETGLGNASYARLKILAPNEALIGIAPNHHLAIMARKAAVMGKPLPFAVVLGAHPAIQLAACLYLGLGDDEMHCAGALLGEPVRVTKCLTNDILVPADAEIVLEGFIHADKPVEEGYVSEYHGMYEDYGVGVLATFHRMTRRSDAMFQVIEPGYHAEHIYLGAIPIAASLRAQLARSILNVGEVAVTASGSGRNNVVVQLHNPRPGQARRAMAICWGAVSIIKNITIVDSDVDPWDTEAVELAKSTRMRAERDVLIVADLPADRSEPQEAGGMVAKIGYDATIRQADRKEGFDKALPPEASYERMRGVLARAKGR; encoded by the coding sequence ATGCTCGCACAGCTTGCCGCTCAAGACGATTTGCTCGTTGTCGACGAGGAGATCGATCCCGTCTTCGACCTTTCGGCTCTGCTCTCCCTGACGCACGACACCATGGCCGTACAGGCCAATCGCCTCAAGGGCTCGGACATGCCGGCCTTTGGTAATCTGCTGTCTGATCGCGAGCGCATTGGAATGGCTCTCGGCGTCGAACCAGCCAAAATTCAGGACACGCTGCTTGGCTCGGTGAAGAGGCCCATTCCGCCGGTCGTGGTTGAAAATGCGCCGGTACAGCAGCTCGACTTTGCCGATGGCGTTCTTGCGCGCCTGCCAGTCCCCACCTTCTTTGCCAGGGAGACCGGCCCTTACATCAGCGCCGGCATGATGGTTGCGGTGGACCCGGAAACCGGGCTGGGCAATGCTTCCTATGCCCGCCTCAAGATATTAGCCCCGAACGAGGCCCTGATCGGCATCGCGCCAAACCATCACCTTGCGATCATGGCCCGCAAGGCCGCCGTCATGGGCAAGCCGCTGCCCTTCGCCGTCGTGCTGGGCGCCCACCCGGCTATCCAGCTTGCCGCCTGCCTTTATCTTGGCCTTGGCGACGACGAAATGCACTGCGCAGGCGCATTGCTCGGCGAACCGGTGCGCGTCACCAAATGCCTCACCAACGATATTCTGGTGCCGGCCGATGCCGAGATTGTCCTTGAAGGTTTTATCCATGCGGATAAGCCCGTCGAGGAAGGCTATGTGTCTGAGTACCACGGTATGTACGAAGACTACGGGGTCGGCGTGCTGGCGACATTCCACCGCATGACCAGGCGCTCCGATGCCATGTTCCAGGTCATCGAGCCGGGCTACCATGCCGAGCATATCTATCTCGGTGCGATTCCCATTGCGGCCAGCCTCAGGGCGCAGCTCGCCCGTTCCATCCTCAATGTCGGCGAAGTCGCCGTGACCGCATCCGGTTCGGGCCGCAACAATGTCGTGGTGCAACTCCATAATCCGCGTCCTGGCCAGGCCCGCCGCGCCATGGCCATTTGTTGGGGTGCCGTGAGCATCATCAAGAACATCACCATCGTGGACAGCGATGTCGACCCTTGGGATACGGAAGCGGTTGAACTGGCCAAATCCACCCGCATGCGCGCCGAACGCGACGTTCTGATCGTCGCCGACCTGCCGGCCGATCGTTCCGAGCCGCAGGAAGCGGGCGGCATGGTCGCCAAGATCGGCTATGACGCCACCATCCGCCAGGCTGACCGGAAGGAAGGCTTCGATAAAGCGCTCCCACCGGAAGCGTCCTACGAACGCATGCGCGGTGTACTCGCCCGCGCCAAGGGGCGCTGA
- a CDS encoding UbiX family flavin prenyltransferase — translation MKKRRMIVAITGASGACYGVRALEMLRDIEDVETHLIMSSAGIRTAIEEGVATAAEDIRALADVCYPHKDIGAAVASGSFKCEGMLIAPCSIKTLSAVAHCYTDDLISRAADVCLKERRKLVLMVRETPLHAGHIALMDTATRSGAIIMPPVPSFYTRPKTLDDLVSQTVGRALDQFDFDHPSVRRWKEGGLS, via the coding sequence ATGAAGAAGCGCCGCATGATCGTTGCGATTACCGGGGCCTCCGGTGCCTGCTACGGCGTGCGGGCGCTCGAGATGCTGCGCGACATCGAGGATGTGGAAACGCATCTGATCATGTCGAGTGCCGGCATCCGGACCGCGATAGAGGAGGGTGTTGCCACCGCTGCCGAGGACATTCGGGCGCTGGCGGATGTCTGCTACCCGCATAAGGATATCGGCGCAGCGGTCGCCTCCGGCTCGTTCAAATGCGAAGGCATGCTGATCGCTCCTTGTTCAATCAAGACTCTTAGCGCCGTTGCCCATTGCTACACGGATGATCTGATTTCGCGCGCTGCCGACGTTTGCCTCAAGGAACGACGCAAGCTGGTGCTGATGGTGCGGGAGACCCCGCTCCATGCCGGTCACATCGCCCTGATGGATACGGCAACGCGCAGCGGGGCGATTATCATGCCACCTGTGCCCAGCTTCTACACTCGTCCGAAAACGCTCGACGATCTGGTCAGCCAGACGGTGGGCCGTGCGCTGGACCAGTTCGATTTCGACCACCCCAGCGTGCGCCGATGGAAAGAAGGAGGTCTCAGCTAG